TCGTGGTCGTCGTCCCCACGGTCGCGATGGGCGCCACGCTCCCGGTGCTCTCGCGCATCCTCCGCGCCGGCGCCGCGGCGGACGGCGGCGCGCCCCCCGCCGAGCACGACGCCGCGCGCCGCCTGGCTTCGCTCTACGCCATCAACACGGCGGGCGGCGCGGCCGGCGCGCTCTCCGGCGCCTACGTGGTCCTCCCGCACCTCGGCATCCGGGGCGCGCTCTGGTCCGCGGCGATCGCCAACGTCGCCCTCGGCGTCGTCGCGATCTCCGCCGGGCTGCGCGGCCCGGCGCCCGCTGCCGCCCCCGAGGCGCGCTTCCCGGAGGCGCGCTCCCCCGAGGCCCCCGAGGCCCGCTCCGCGGACGCCCCGCTCGCCGCCTCCACCGACCGGGCCGAACCGCCGTTCCTGCTCCTGCTCGCGTTCGCGTCGGGCTTCCTGGTCTTCGCCGCCGAGGTGGTCCAGACGCACCTGCTCGCGCTGCTCATCGGCAACAGCGCCTACGCCTTCGGGCTGATGCTCGCCGTCTTTCTCGTCTGCCTCGCGGCCGGCGCCGCGCGCTCGCCTGCCCTCGCGCGCCGCCACGGCGAGGGCGCGCTCTCCCGGGGGCTCGCCGCCGCCGCGCTCTCGCTCGCCGCCACCGTCCCGCTCTGGGACCAGCTCCCGCGGCTCTTCGCCTTCGCCGGCAAGCACGTCGACGGGTGGGCCGGCCGCGAGGCGTGCCGCGCGCTCGCCGCCCTCGCCATCCTCGCGCTGCCCACGCTCTGCATGGGCACCACCTTCCCCCTGCTCCTCGCGCGCGCCGCCGCGCACGCCGACGTCGCCGCGCGCGTCGGCAGGCTGACCTCCGCGAACACCCTGGGCACGATCGCCGGCTCCATCGTCACCGGCTACCTCATCCTGCCCGCGCTCGGCTCCGAGCGCGCGCTCCTGGCGATCGCGCTCGCCTTCGCCCTCACGGCCGTCCTCGCCGCCGCGCGCGCCGGCGCGGAGCTCCCCCGCGCCCTCGCGCTGGCCGCCGCGGCGGGGGCGCTCGCCGTGCTCGCGCCCCGCTGGGACATGGCCCGCCTCACGAGCGGCGCGAACGTCTACTTCGCCATGGGGCCGCGCCCCGAGCGCATCGACTTCGTGCGCGAGGACGTGCACGGCGGCGTCACCACGGTCGCGCGCCTCGCCGGCGTCACGACCATGTACACGAGCGGCAAGTTCCAGGGCGACGACGGCCCCGAGATGACGGCGCAGCGGCGGTTCGCGCACTTCCCCTCGCTCTTCCTCCGCGACACGCGCGCCGCGCTCGTCATCGGCCTGGGCACCGGCACGACGACCGGCACCATCGCGGCCTACCCCTTCGAGCGCATCGACGTCGCCGAGATCTCGCCCGCGATCGTCGAGGCGTCGCGGCGCTTCTTCGCCGGCCCGAGCCTCCGCGCGCTCGACGATCCCCGCGTCCGCCTCTCGCTCAACGACGGCAGGAACGAGCTGCTCGTCGCCGCCCCGGGCCGCTACGATCTCATCGCCATCGAGCTCACCAGCGTCTGGTTCGCGGGCGCCGCGAGCCTGTACAGCCACGAGTTCTACGAGCTCGCCCGGTCCCGGCTCACCGAGGGCGGCGTCCTGCAGCAATGGGTGCAGCTCCACCACATCCGGCGGCGCGAGCTCGCCGTCGTCGTGCGGACGATGCGCAGCGCGTTCCCGCACGTCGCGCTGTTCGTGGGCGGCGCGCAGGGCATCCTCGTCGCGAGCGGCGCGCCGCTCGTCGCCTCGGGGGCGCGCCTCGCCGGGCTCGACGCGCGCCCGTCGCTCCAGGCGACGCTCGCCGGCGCGCGGCTCGAGGACCTCCTCGACGCCCTCGTGGCCTCGGACGACGATCTCGACCGCCTCGTCGCCGAAGCGGCCGAGGACGGCGGGCCGATCGTGTCCACGGACGACAACCTCTACCTCGAGTACGCCACGCCGAAGGGAAACGTGCTCCCGTACGGCGCGTCGCTCGACGCGACGCTCGCGCTCCTCGAGCGTTACCGGACGCGGTCGCCGCGCGCGCGGCACCTCGCACCCTGAGGTCGCTCAGCCCCCCGCGGGCGCCTCGTCCGGAGGTCGCTCAGCCCCCCGCGGGCGCCTCGCCCGGAGGTCGCTCAGCCCCCGCCCGCGGGCGCCGCGCCGCCCTTCGCGGGCGCGCTCTCCTTGGCCGGCGCGCTCGGGGCCGGGGGCTCGCCCTCCTGCGCTTCCGACGTGGCCCGCGGCTTGACCGGCACCGGCTTGATCTCGTCGCCCGTCGCCACGAAGCCCTTGCGGGGCGGAGGCGCCTTGAGCTGCGCGGCCTGCGCCGCGCGCTGCTTGCGCTGCTCGAGGCTCAGCACCTCCAGCGCGAGGCCGCCCCTGTACGGGTCCTGCCCCAGGAAGGGGCGCCCGTTCACCTCGGCCACGTGGAACTCGACCCGCCGGTTCTCGCTGCGGCCTGCCGCGATCTCGTTCGGCCCGAGCGGGCGCGACTCGCCGAAGCCCACCGCGATCAGCCGGTCGCTCTCGACCTCGTGATCGACCAGCCAGTCGGCGACCGCGAGGGCGCGCCGCGCGCTGAGCGACTGGTTGTGCTCCTCGCTCGACTGCGCGTCCGTGTGCCCCTCGATCCGCAGCCGCGTCACCTCGGGGTGCTCCTTGATGAACTGGAGCAGCGTCTCCAGCGTCTTCTCGCTGCCCGGCCGGAGGGTCGCCTTGTTCGTGTCGAAGACGATCTTGCCCTCGATGTAGACCTGGCTCTCCCCGCCCTGCTCCGACCAGGGCTTCTCCGGGTACCATCGCGGGAGCGCGCGCTGGTCCTCGGCGCGCGGCAGCTCCCGCGGCGGCAGCCGGTTGTCGCTGCACCCCTGGCCAGCGAACGCGGCGGCCGCGAGCGCCGCCGCGAGCGCGAACGGCAGGGAGGTGCGGGCGACCTGCTTCCTCTTCGGGTCCATCTCGCCCTGCAGCGTGTCAGAACCGGCGCTCGGACCGCAAGTAACCTGGCGGACGCCGGGCCGGCCGGCGCGGAACGCGGCTTGTGGTAAAGGGAGGATCGCCATGTCCGCGCTGTCGTCCACGCCCGAGGGCTCGCCGATCGATCCCAAGCTCGCCGGGCTGCGCGCCCGGCTCCGGGAGCTCGGCTCGGTCCTCGTCTGCTACTCCGGCGGGGTCGACAGCGCCTTCGTCCTCGCGGTCGCGCACCAGGAGCTCGGCCCGAGGGCCGTCGGGATGACCGCTGTCTCTCCGAGCCTCGCGCCGGCCGAGAAGGAAGAGGCCACCTCGATCGCCCGGCTAATCGGCGCCGACCACCGGCTCGTCGAGTCGTCCGAGATCGACGATCCACGCTACGTCGCGAACAACCCGGATCGCTGCTTCCACTGCAAGAGCGAGCTCTACCGGATCGCCGCGCGAAAGCGATCCGAGTGGGCGATCGCGGCGATCGTGAACGGCACCAACACCGACGACCTCGGCGACTACCGCCCCGGGCTGGAGGCGGCGCGGGAGGCGGGCGTGCTGAGCCCCCTCGTCGAGCTCGGCTTCAGCAAGGCCGACGTGCGCGCCGGTGCGGCGCGCGTCGGCCTGCCGATCTGGGACAAGCCGGCCGCGGCCTGCCTCTCCAGCCGGATCCCTTACGGGACCAGCGTCACGCGCGAGCGTCTCGCGCAGATCGGCGGCTTCGAGGCAGCGCTGCGCGGCCTCGGCTTCCGCCAGGTTCGCGTCCGCTACCACGACGACCTCGCGCGCATCGAGCTCGACGCGGGCGAGCTCGCGCGCGCCGCCGAGCCGCCCGTGCGCGCCGAGATCGTGGCCGCCGGCAAGCGGCACGGCTTCCGTTACGTGACGCTCGACCTCGGCGGGTACCGGATCGGCAGCCACAACGAGGTCCTCGTCGGCCGCGCCCTCAAGATCGTGAGCTGACCCCCGTGGCGACGCGAAGCGCGGGGCTCGCGGCCGAGGATCACCTGCGACCGCTCGGCGGGGTCGTGTTCCGCGCCCCGGTCAGCGAGAAGGATCTCCTGCGGACGGCGGCATAGGCTCGGCTACGCTGCCGTTCCCGACGCTGCCCGGACCGCCCTCGACGACACACAGCTCGTCCGGCCATCGGTCGAGGGTGCTCCCCCAGGCGTGTGCAACGTTCGTTTCGAGCTCGAGATCCACGGCGAAGGAAAGCCAGGACACGCTGCCCGCCCATCAGGACACGCTGCCCGCCCATCAGGACACGCTGCCCGCCCATCAGGACACGCTGCCCGCCCATCAGGACACGCTGCCCGCCCATCAGGACACGCCACACGCTCATCAGGACACGCCGCCCCCCATCAGGACGCCCCTGCCCCGCCTTCGCGCCGAGTCGCGCTGCCCGGCGCGCCGCTCGGCCGCGCGGCCTCACACGAGCGACGAGCGCGCGACCTTGGCGCGCTCGTCGCGCTCCTTCAGGTGCTCCAGGATGATCACCGCCGTCTCCTCGATGGCGCGCCGGGTGACGTCGACCACCGGCCACTCCGGGTGCGCGGCGAAGAGACGGTTCGCGTAGTCCAGCTCCTGCCGGACGTGCTCGCGCATCGCGTAGTTGGTCTCGGAGGGCATCCCGAGCTGGCGCAGCCGCGCCTGCCGGATCTCGCAGAGCTGATCGATCCCGATGGTCAGGCCGATGACCCGATCCTGCGGAGCCTCCATCAGCTCGAGCGGCGGCGGGACGCCGAGCACCAGGGGGAGGTTCGCGACCTTGAGGCCGCGCTGCGCGAGCAGCGTCGACAGCGGCGTCTTCGATGTGCGCGAGACGCCGACGAGCACGATGTCGGCCCGCCTGAAGTTCCGCGGCTCCTTGCCGTCGTCGCTCTTCACCGCGAACTCCACCGCCTCGATGCGCCGGAAGTACTCCTCGCTCAGCGGGAGCATCGCGCTCGGCAGGTTGATCGGCTCCCGGTCGAGGAAGGTGCCGAGCCGGACGATGAGCGAGCCGATCAGATCGATCGCCTCGATGTTCAGCTCGGCGGTGGACGCGTGCACGAACTCGCGCAGCTCGGGGCTGACCACGGTGAACACGACGAGCGCGCCCTCCCGGGCCGCGCGCTCGAGCACCGGCCGCGCGACCTCCGGCGTGCGCACCCGGGTGTGGAGGCGGATCTGCACCCCCGCGTCCGGGTACTGGAGGAGCGCGGCGCGCACGGCCTTCTCCGCCGTCTCTCCGGTGGAGTCGCTCAGGACGTCGATGAACTTCGCCTTGTCCATGTCCCATCCCTCCGTCGCCATGTCGGCTCAGGCGCTCGAGGCAGGGCCCGTGCCTCGGCGTTCAGCAGAGCGCGGAGGATCGCGCGCGGCCGCGCGCCAGGTCAACCAAACAGCCCCTTCAGCTTCTCCATGAAGGTGGCCTGCTGAGGCTGCACGTTCTCGCCGAGCTCCTTCGCCAGCTGCGCGATGAGCTCCCGCTGCGGCGCGGTGAGCTGCGTCGGCACCTCGACGCTCACCTCGACGAGCTGGTCGCCGCGCCCGCCCACGACGCGGCGCGGTATGCCCTTGCCCTTGATCCGGAGCACCGCGCCTGGCTGCGTGCCCGGGGGGATGCGGAGCCGGCCCTTCCCCTCCAGCGTCGGGATCTCCAGCTCGCCGCCGAGCGCCGCGCGCGCGAACGAGATCGGCACGGAGCACACAACGTCGTCGCCGACGCGGCGGAAGAGCTCGTGCGGCGAGACGCGGATGGTGAGCTCCAGATCGCCCGGCCCCCGGTCGGAGCGGACGGCGTTGCCGCCGCGCTCCACGAGCCGCGTCGCGCCGTTCTCCACGCCCGGAGGGATCGTCACCTCGATGGTCTTCTGCTTCGCCGCGAGGCCGGCGCCGCGGCACGTCCTGCACGGGTCGGTCACGATCCGCCCCGTGCCGCGGCACCGCCCGCAGGGGCGCTCGATCGCGATGGGGAACATCCCCTGCTGCATCCGGACGCGGCCGCGGCCCGAGCACGCCGAGCAGCGCTCGGTCGACGCGCCCGGCGCGGAGCCCGAGCCGGCGCAGTCGCCGCACGGCTCGACGCGATCGTAGGTGATCTCCTTCGCGCAGCCGAACGCCGCCTCCTCGAAGGTGATCCGCACCTCCTTCTGCAGCGTCCCGCGGTCGCCGACCCGGATGCCCAGGGCGCCGAGGAGATCGCCGAAGATGGCGTCCAGGTTGAGGTCCTGCATGTCGAAGGGCACGCCCGGGACCCCCGAGCCGGCGGAGGCGCCGACGGCGGCGGGCCCGAACCGATCGAACGCCGCGCGCTTCTGCGGATCGCTCAGGATCTGGTAGGCCGCGTTCAGCTCCTTGAAGCGGACGTGCGCGCCCTGATCCCCCGGGTTCTTGTCGGGATGGTGCTGGCCGGCGAGCCGCCGGAAGGCGCTCTTGATTTCATCCTGCGTCGAGGAACGCTCGACGCCCAATACTTCGTACGGATCCCGCACGACGTGCGAAATAGCATCGATCGCCCTCCCGGGACAGCGGCTACCGGGCCGCCTAATCCGCTGATTTCCCTTCAGGCCCGGCGAGTTCGCGCTTCATCACCTTGCCCGTCGGGTTGCGCGGCAGCGCGCCGACGAAGACGACCTCGCGCGGGACCTTCGGGCCCGCGAGCCGCGCGCGGCAGTGCGCCCGGATGTCGCCCTCGCTCGCGGCCGCGCCGGGGCGCAGGGCGACGACCGCGCGCACGCGCTCCCCGAAGTCGCGATCCGGGACGCCCACCACGGCCGCCTCGGCGACCGCCGGGTGCTCGTGGAGGACCGACTCCACCTCGGCGGGGTACACATTCACGCCCCCCGAGATGATGAGCTCCCGCTTGCGGCCCTCGAGGTGGTAGCAGCCGCGCGCGTCGCGGCGGGCGAGGTCGCCGACAGAGAAGTGGCCGTCGCGCGTCGACTCGCGCGTGGCGCCGGGATCCCTGTGGTATCCGGAGACCAGCAACGAACTCCTCACGTAAAGCTCGCCCACCTCGCCGTCCCGGCACGGCGTCCCGTCCTCGCGCAGGAGCAGCAGCTCGCTGCCGGCGACGGGGCGCCCGATGGTGCCCGGCGAGGCGCGCAGATCCTCGGGGCCCGCGATCGTCACGATGCCCGTCTCGGTCGCGCCGTAGAAGTTGAAGAGCCGGTCGCCGAACGCCGCCATCACCTCCGCCGCGAGCGTCGGCGAGAGCGGCGCGCCCCCCACGAAGATCGCGGTGAGCGACGACGTGTCGTAGGCGCGGAGCCGCGCCTCGCCGAGCTCGAGGACGCGGTGGAGCATCGTCGGGACGACCGCGGTGGTGGTCACGCGGTACCGCTGGATCGCCTCGAGGAAGAGCTCGGGCTGGAACTCCGGGAGGATCACGATCGTCGCGCCGACGATGAGCGACAGGTTGACGAAGCCGAGCGCCGTGAGGTGGTAGAGCGGGCACACGGCGAGGTGCACGTCCCCCGCGCGCATCGGGGTCGCGCCGATGGCCCCGAGCGCCGGCAGGACGATGCCGCCGCCGAAGCCGCGCACCGCGCCCTTCGGCTTGCCGGTGGTGCCGGACGTGTACATCACCACCGCGGCGCGCTCGCTCCGATCCGGCGAGGCGCCCCGCTCGGCGGCGAGATCGTCGAACGCGGCGAGGACGTCGTCGAGGTGCGAGAAGCCCGGGACGCGCTCGCCGATCGCGATCATCTCCTCGGGCGGGATCCCCTCGAGCCGCGGCGCGGCCTCGCGGATCACGCCGGCGATGTCCGAGTCGAACAGGAGCAGGCGCGCCCCGGCGTGGCCGGCGAGGTAGGCGAGCTCCGCGGGGGCCGATCGCCACGAGGCCGTCACCACGGACGCGCCGACGCGGGCCAGCGCGACCTGGCACATCAGGAACTCGGGGCGGTTCTTGAGCGCGAGCAGCGCGGTGACGCCCGGGCCGACGCCGCGCCGGTCGAGCGCGCAGCCCAGCCGATCGATGGCCTCGTTCAGCGCGAAGAACGAGTAGACCCGATCCTCGGCCGGCGGCCCCGCGCCTCGCTCCTCCGCGCGGGACGCCAGGCTTGCGAGGCTCCGCGGCTCGATCACGGCGATCCGGTGCGGGCTGTTCTCGGCGTGGAAGCGGAACAGGAGCGACGGGTTCGCCTTGCCCCTCGCGAGCTCGCGCGCGAGCACCCTGAGCCCCGGCCAACGCAGCGCGGCGAGGAGCCCTGCCTGCGTCACCGCCCGGCCGGCGGCGAGCGTCGCCTCGATCGTGTTTCGCCCGGCCGCCAGCGCGGCCCTGACCCCACCGAGTTCCATGACCGGCGACTTTACTCTGGCCCGCATGCGCCGTGGTAGGGTGGGTCCCGTGACGGATGCTGACCGCCGCTCAGCCCAGCGCGCCGCGATCGAGCTGAGCGTAGAGTACAAACGGCTCAACACGTTCTTCGCCGACTACACGCGCAACATCTCGAAAGGCGGGACGTTCATCCGGACGGATCGCCCGCTCGCGATCGGCACCGAGTTCGTGTTCGCCCTCTCGATCCGGAACCTGGCCGAGCCGCTCCGCCTTCGCGGGCGGGTGAAGTGGATCGTCACGTCCGCCGAGGCGACAGAGTCGGCTCCGGCGGGGATGGGGATCGAGTTCCAGTACGCGAGCGACGCGGAGCGCGGCGCCACCGAGGCGGTGGTCGAGCAGCTGATGATGAGCGAGCTCGGCGAGACGCTCGCCTCCAAGCTGCTCGGCCGCAAGCTCGGCGACGGCTCGCGGTAGCGCCGGAGACGGAGCGGCCCCCGAGGGGATGCGCTCACGCTTCCCCCGTGTACACTGGCTCGCAATGTCGCTGCCGCCCCTGTTCCCTCGGCGCCGTCTCGCTCGGGGTCTCGCCGCGCTCGCCCTCGCGCTCTCTCCCGTCGCCTGCGCGGCCTCTGGCTCGCCGGGGGCGAAGGGGCCGCCAGGCGCCGAGGGCCGCGTCGCTGCCGTCGAGGTCCGCGACGCCGATTTCTCCGCCAGCCTGTACACGATCGTGCGCGACGGCAAGCAGAGCCCGCAGCGCACCGGCCTGCTCATCGGCGTGGTCCGCAGGCAGCTCGCGCACGCCGCGGGGCGCTTCAACGCGGGGCAGCCCGACCGGGCCGTCGACAGCGTCCTCGGTGCGCTCTCCCTCGTCCGTCCAGGCGAGGGGCGCGCCGAGATGATCGACGCCGTGGGCGAGCGCGCCATCGCCGGCGCGATCGATCGGCTGAGCCCGCGCGGCGACGAGGGGCG
The DNA window shown above is from Sorangium aterium and carries:
- a CDS encoding fused MFS/spermidine synthase; the protein is MRSRFPLVAALFFVSGATGLLYEVAFSKLLAYVFGATAYAVSTVLAAFMGGLALGAHLGGRHAASARRPLVVYGALEAIVGAICAVSPFLFEALTSAYVAVARAAPDSLALLTAARAALTALVVVVPTVAMGATLPVLSRILRAGAAADGGAPPAEHDAARRLASLYAINTAGGAAGALSGAYVVLPHLGIRGALWSAAIANVALGVVAISAGLRGPAPAAAPEARFPEARSPEAPEARSADAPLAASTDRAEPPFLLLLAFASGFLVFAAEVVQTHLLALLIGNSAYAFGLMLAVFLVCLAAGAARSPALARRHGEGALSRGLAAAALSLAATVPLWDQLPRLFAFAGKHVDGWAGREACRALAALAILALPTLCMGTTFPLLLARAAAHADVAARVGRLTSANTLGTIAGSIVTGYLILPALGSERALLAIALAFALTAVLAAARAGAELPRALALAAAAGALAVLAPRWDMARLTSGANVYFAMGPRPERIDFVREDVHGGVTTVARLAGVTTMYTSGKFQGDDGPEMTAQRRFAHFPSLFLRDTRAALVIGLGTGTTTGTIAAYPFERIDVAEISPAIVEASRRFFAGPSLRALDDPRVRLSLNDGRNELLVAAPGRYDLIAIELTSVWFAGAASLYSHEFYELARSRLTEGGVLQQWVQLHHIRRRELAVVVRTMRSAFPHVALFVGGAQGILVASGAPLVASGARLAGLDARPSLQATLAGARLEDLLDALVASDDDLDRLVAEAAEDGGPIVSTDDNLYLEYATPKGNVLPYGASLDATLALLERYRTRSPRARHLAP
- a CDS encoding OmpA family protein, translating into MDPKRKQVARTSLPFALAAALAAAAFAGQGCSDNRLPPRELPRAEDQRALPRWYPEKPWSEQGGESQVYIEGKIVFDTNKATLRPGSEKTLETLLQFIKEHPEVTRLRIEGHTDAQSSEEHNQSLSARRALAVADWLVDHEVESDRLIAVGFGESRPLGPNEIAAGRSENRRVEFHVAEVNGRPFLGQDPYRGGLALEVLSLEQRKQRAAQAAQLKAPPPRKGFVATGDEIKPVPVKPRATSEAQEGEPPAPSAPAKESAPAKGGAAPAGGG
- the larE gene encoding ATP-dependent sacrificial sulfur transferase LarE, which encodes MSALSSTPEGSPIDPKLAGLRARLRELGSVLVCYSGGVDSAFVLAVAHQELGPRAVGMTAVSPSLAPAEKEEATSIARLIGADHRLVESSEIDDPRYVANNPDRCFHCKSELYRIAARKRSEWAIAAIVNGTNTDDLGDYRPGLEAAREAGVLSPLVELGFSKADVRAGAARVGLPIWDKPAAACLSSRIPYGTSVTRERLAQIGGFEAALRGLGFRQVRVRYHDDLARIELDAGELARAAEPPVRAEIVAAGKRHGFRYVTLDLGGYRIGSHNEVLVGRALKIVS
- a CDS encoding pyruvate, water dikinase regulatory protein gives rise to the protein MDKAKFIDVLSDSTGETAEKAVRAALLQYPDAGVQIRLHTRVRTPEVARPVLERAAREGALVVFTVVSPELREFVHASTAELNIEAIDLIGSLIVRLGTFLDREPINLPSAMLPLSEEYFRRIEAVEFAVKSDDGKEPRNFRRADIVLVGVSRTSKTPLSTLLAQRGLKVANLPLVLGVPPPLELMEAPQDRVIGLTIGIDQLCEIRQARLRQLGMPSETNYAMREHVRQELDYANRLFAAHPEWPVVDVTRRAIEETAVIILEHLKERDERAKVARSSLV
- the dnaJ gene encoding molecular chaperone DnaJ, which encodes MRDPYEVLGVERSSTQDEIKSAFRRLAGQHHPDKNPGDQGAHVRFKELNAAYQILSDPQKRAAFDRFGPAAVGASAGSGVPGVPFDMQDLNLDAIFGDLLGALGIRVGDRGTLQKEVRITFEEAAFGCAKEITYDRVEPCGDCAGSGSAPGASTERCSACSGRGRVRMQQGMFPIAIERPCGRCRGTGRIVTDPCRTCRGAGLAAKQKTIEVTIPPGVENGATRLVERGGNAVRSDRGPGDLELTIRVSPHELFRRVGDDVVCSVPISFARAALGGELEIPTLEGKGRLRIPPGTQPGAVLRIKGKGIPRRVVGGRGDQLVEVSVEVPTQLTAPQRELIAQLAKELGENVQPQQATFMEKLKGLFG
- a CDS encoding class I adenylate-forming enzyme family protein — translated: MELGGVRAALAAGRNTIEATLAAGRAVTQAGLLAALRWPGLRVLARELARGKANPSLLFRFHAENSPHRIAVIEPRSLASLASRAEERGAGPPAEDRVYSFFALNEAIDRLGCALDRRGVGPGVTALLALKNRPEFLMCQVALARVGASVVTASWRSAPAELAYLAGHAGARLLLFDSDIAGVIREAAPRLEGIPPEEMIAIGERVPGFSHLDDVLAAFDDLAAERGASPDRSERAAVVMYTSGTTGKPKGAVRGFGGGIVLPALGAIGATPMRAGDVHLAVCPLYHLTALGFVNLSLIVGATIVILPEFQPELFLEAIQRYRVTTTAVVPTMLHRVLELGEARLRAYDTSSLTAIFVGGAPLSPTLAAEVMAAFGDRLFNFYGATETGIVTIAGPEDLRASPGTIGRPVAGSELLLLREDGTPCRDGEVGELYVRSSLLVSGYHRDPGATRESTRDGHFSVGDLARRDARGCYHLEGRKRELIISGGVNVYPAEVESVLHEHPAVAEAAVVGVPDRDFGERVRAVVALRPGAAASEGDIRAHCRARLAGPKVPREVVFVGALPRNPTGKVMKRELAGPEGKSAD
- a CDS encoding PilZ domain-containing protein; this translates as MTDADRRSAQRAAIELSVEYKRLNTFFADYTRNISKGGTFIRTDRPLAIGTEFVFALSIRNLAEPLRLRGRVKWIVTSAEATESAPAGMGIEFQYASDAERGATEAVVEQLMMSELGETLASKLLGRKLGDGSR